One genomic segment of Alkalimarinus alittae includes these proteins:
- a CDS encoding GntR family transcriptional regulator produces the protein MQFKPKETLTEQVATHIENLIAFNQLKGGQRIYEGPMAKELSVSHGSVREALLLLEKKHLVRSIPRKGTFVTELDEHFVKSLYEAILMYLTNTSLKLVRQWKQEDIDQMESLYTQMSECFQKGQLIAFLDLGIEYTQASLAYADNYFIVSAIQDLWPSAKRCAFVALQQGTPVLKENLEHMRHSLDTIKERDENELVKILKDYADQQCRQVLQCIT, from the coding sequence ATGCAGTTTAAGCCCAAAGAAACCCTCACTGAGCAGGTAGCCACACATATAGAAAACCTGATTGCATTTAATCAGTTAAAGGGTGGGCAGCGCATTTATGAAGGGCCAATGGCAAAGGAACTCTCGGTTAGCCACGGTTCTGTAAGAGAGGCTCTACTATTACTTGAAAAGAAACACTTAGTCAGAAGCATCCCTCGCAAAGGGACCTTTGTCACAGAGCTCGATGAGCACTTTGTAAAAAGCCTGTATGAAGCCATTTTAATGTACCTAACCAACACAAGCCTCAAACTGGTCAGGCAATGGAAACAAGAGGATATCGACCAAATGGAAAGCCTCTACACTCAAATGAGTGAGTGCTTTCAAAAAGGTCAATTAATAGCGTTTCTTGATTTAGGCATAGAGTACACACAGGCCTCATTGGCTTATGCTGATAACTACTTCATTGTCAGTGCAATTCAAGACCTATGGCCTTCGGCTAAGCGGTGCGCCTTTGTTGCGCTGCAACAAGGAACGCCAGTGTTAAAAGAAAACCTAGAGCACATGCGCCATTCTCTTGATACGATTAAAGAACGAGATGAAAACGAACTGGTAAAAATTCTAAAAGATTATGCAGACCAACAATGCAGGCAGGTATTACAATGCATTACTTAA
- a CDS encoding EAL domain-containing protein: MSSSQFAFKDIEILELLSRHGETCAWRAYDLNNDQAIIIKSAHSDTPPLFLMERLRHEYEIGRHFSHPHIISYKGLLQHHHRLAIVTEDFNGKPLADCIPDQGFPIGTFLDIALQIVKALIEVHTQHVIHKDINPYNIVYNASKRLAKIIDFGMASKLSQEAPAYLKTTLLGGNLPYVAPEQTGRLNRIVDYRTDFYGLGVTLYEMLCGQRPFNSNDPLELVHAHLTQPAPQLSAWRKDIPPLFDDILAKLLAKQSEDRYQSAKGIKHDLEKCLQQWQKKQQFEPFEIGTYDRSEQLSIPQKLYGREGEIETLTKAFETANTGLTELVLVSGFSGMGKTALVNEIRKPLINRKGYFISGKFEPRKKNVPLSAIIQSLKDLIQQLLTEPEVRIAEYRQQIITALGDRASMLIEQIPELESIIGPQPAVPDMDSSTRKQVFLRLLQRFIKVIAIKNHPLVMFIDDLQWADPISLDFLKSLLTELHDCHFLLIGSYRDSEIYGGHPLLDTLNHIHQHTPHVKQIHLEPLNGSDVTRLVCDTLQYSNQQAAKLSRYIFGRTQGNPFYVTQLLKTLNQDGNLYFDAEHREWRYKLSNTVKKVTDHQLVDMVVSRINRLPPSSKSLLQFAACIGSRFNIQTLTSIMGSAESDVTQAEIKKRLAPALESGLIISKSQWSDYDQQTTTPIFNYEFLHDRVQQAAYDLAPTLLQQQNHLKIAYYLHSQLSNDQQDQLFEIANQLNSGLEQLPDDRQLMAAEVCLRAAQKARSATAFESAVFYVELSIRLLGSDKGWESHHPLRFEQGLVLAECEGLCRRFSQSEQLINELHLHAQTVEDKIQLLLIQMNLVELRGHYHESIEVLLNGLELLNVDIPRNEQQQERELAQLLQELPSRFEDINAQSLIDTNQTENPHHLLVMKLLMRLWTPCYITAQRKLLALVSIYLVNYSLKHGRNEITPFAYCAFALVYSFLKKDHCLAYQFGLAGAELAKECDNLVIRNRSFFLFSISINNWQNPVSNSRHWLNSAFECAIEAGDQVYASYAAYYLMTDGFIQGRALTEVAADCRKYLAFLEKESTPLFNIALSFCRTIEKTCDEDVGYTFNQTEFLKNHHHIPAFMAGYDFGSLCSQFWSGQYEALATTAQDTLISVPRNLHGTLKIPETLFLSAISLLQCHSKHPLENWSELQPLILENQKQLKLYTDNCTSNYLHKYLLVKAELAALDNQPLEAMDLFEAAIETAGESHVIHIEALANERYAHFWMSQNRTQVAAIYIKRAHYLYFHWGNRAKTQALESEHKELLENPSYSPFSSHSSPDSQNNQTTEINESATHTNLDQKLDWLSALKASQAIMENIQSENLAHELVKIMAENTGASKAMLLLQEDNNLVVSAVYPEEGNRKCLQKPINRCNDFTLSQSLINYVKRIRSPQLIADVRAEQRFFPIEYLRNTKVKSAMAIPLSDAGTQVGLVYFENNQMAHAFTQDRMSLVEMLGSQVITALRNSRLYDELRTSEQRFRDLVEGSNQGVVIHREYTPIFINQAFADMTGYKVDELLSMRSLLELVPQTGVGQLKHLNAFIDAGEKPPAHYDLEIETRDGSKLILDNMSRTIQWDNQPAIQSTLIDITSRREYENQIEHMASHDALSHLPNRMLFQDRLHQSLAQCERHQTQGALLLLDLDRFKEINDTLGHAMGDELIKGVARRLQTHIKDSDTVARLGGDEFAVILEDVGGPDNIITAAQRILDSLSEPFSFEENEIFTSASIGITLYPEDSHDSQELVRFADMAMYNAKNKKGNQFSFFQQDMNEKLHRQKEISNDIRNALESDDFHLVFQPQVNAKSLRISGLEALIRWRNKGELVPPQDFLPIAEQNGLMPLIGEWALKSACLNALTWTDNEHPITLAVNVSPAQFHQSDLTASVRKVLEETNFPPERLELEITESLLMQNLDSAVQTMNQLNQLGVKLSIDDFGTGYSSLSYLKRFPVQKIKIDQSFVKDLERNEDDAAIALAIIQLSHTLGMTVVAEGVESEDQLKMLQKMGCDIIQGYYFSRPIEQANVANWIQDAAIDVDPEIIMV, encoded by the coding sequence ATGAGTTCTTCACAGTTTGCCTTTAAAGATATTGAAATTTTAGAGCTGCTATCGCGCCACGGGGAAACTTGTGCCTGGCGGGCTTACGACCTTAATAACGATCAAGCTATCATCATTAAATCGGCACATAGCGATACACCGCCGTTATTTTTAATGGAACGGCTTCGCCACGAATATGAAATAGGCCGGCACTTTTCACACCCGCATATCATCAGCTATAAAGGCTTGCTTCAGCATCATCATCGTTTGGCCATTGTTACAGAAGATTTTAACGGTAAACCGTTAGCAGACTGCATTCCAGATCAAGGGTTTCCAATTGGAACCTTTCTTGATATTGCCTTACAAATTGTTAAAGCGCTGATCGAAGTACACACACAACACGTTATTCATAAAGACATAAACCCATACAACATTGTTTACAATGCCAGCAAGCGGCTCGCTAAAATCATTGACTTTGGTATGGCCTCAAAGCTGTCTCAAGAGGCGCCAGCCTATTTAAAAACAACATTATTGGGTGGCAACTTGCCCTATGTAGCGCCTGAACAAACAGGCCGTCTAAACCGCATTGTTGACTATCGAACCGATTTCTACGGCCTAGGTGTAACGCTTTACGAAATGCTCTGCGGTCAACGTCCCTTTAATTCAAACGACCCTTTAGAATTAGTACACGCACACCTCACGCAACCTGCGCCCCAGCTTTCTGCTTGGCGTAAAGACATCCCGCCTTTGTTTGATGATATATTAGCTAAATTACTGGCTAAGCAGTCTGAAGACCGTTATCAATCAGCTAAAGGTATCAAACATGACTTAGAAAAATGCCTACAGCAGTGGCAAAAAAAACAGCAATTTGAGCCATTTGAAATAGGCACATATGACAGGAGTGAGCAACTTTCGATTCCTCAAAAGCTGTATGGCCGAGAGGGAGAAATTGAAACGCTAACCAAAGCCTTTGAAACCGCAAACACTGGGCTGACTGAATTAGTTTTAGTCAGCGGTTTCTCTGGTATGGGTAAAACGGCACTGGTTAACGAGATACGCAAGCCTCTCATTAACCGCAAAGGGTATTTTATATCGGGAAAATTTGAACCTCGAAAAAAGAATGTTCCGCTAAGTGCCATTATTCAAAGTTTAAAAGACCTCATTCAACAATTGCTTACAGAACCTGAAGTCCGTATAGCTGAATATCGACAGCAGATCATTACAGCGCTTGGCGACAGGGCGAGCATGCTAATTGAGCAGATACCCGAACTTGAGTCTATTATCGGGCCTCAGCCAGCCGTACCTGACATGGACAGCAGCACTCGAAAACAGGTTTTTCTCCGGCTCTTACAACGTTTTATTAAAGTCATTGCAATAAAAAACCACCCTTTGGTGATGTTTATTGATGATTTGCAGTGGGCAGACCCTATTAGTTTGGACTTTTTAAAGTCATTACTTACCGAACTGCACGACTGTCACTTTCTATTAATAGGATCATATCGGGACAGCGAAATATATGGTGGACACCCACTACTAGACACACTCAATCATATTCACCAACACACACCTCATGTAAAACAAATACACCTTGAACCGCTCAATGGCAGCGACGTCACACGTCTGGTGTGTGACACTTTACAGTACTCAAACCAACAAGCCGCCAAGCTATCACGTTATATTTTTGGGCGGACCCAGGGAAACCCCTTTTATGTTACACAATTACTAAAAACGCTCAATCAAGACGGCAACCTATATTTTGATGCTGAACATCGCGAATGGCGCTACAAACTTTCGAATACTGTAAAAAAAGTTACTGACCATCAACTCGTTGATATGGTTGTAAGCCGAATTAACCGACTTCCACCTTCAAGCAAAAGCCTACTACAGTTTGCGGCCTGTATCGGCAGTCGATTTAATATCCAGACCTTAACCAGCATCATGGGTTCAGCAGAGTCGGACGTCACTCAAGCAGAAATTAAAAAACGCCTAGCGCCAGCGCTAGAGTCAGGCTTAATTATTTCAAAGAGCCAATGGTCTGATTATGACCAGCAAACAACAACCCCTATTTTTAACTATGAATTTCTCCATGATAGGGTTCAACAGGCAGCTTATGACCTAGCGCCAACACTGTTACAACAACAAAACCATCTCAAAATTGCTTATTACTTGCACTCACAGCTAAGCAACGATCAACAAGATCAGCTATTTGAAATAGCCAATCAACTGAATTCTGGCTTAGAACAACTACCTGACGATAGGCAACTCATGGCCGCTGAAGTTTGCTTACGTGCAGCACAAAAAGCTCGCTCGGCAACCGCATTCGAGTCTGCCGTTTTTTATGTTGAATTAAGCATTCGCCTACTAGGCAGTGATAAAGGATGGGAAAGCCACCACCCACTAAGGTTTGAACAAGGCTTAGTGCTAGCCGAGTGTGAAGGGCTCTGCCGCCGGTTCTCGCAATCAGAACAACTCATTAACGAGCTTCACCTACACGCACAAACCGTTGAAGATAAAATACAGTTACTATTGATTCAGATGAACTTGGTTGAGTTACGGGGCCACTATCATGAGTCTATTGAGGTATTACTCAACGGCCTTGAACTGCTTAATGTCGACATTCCGCGAAATGAGCAACAACAAGAGCGCGAGTTAGCTCAATTGCTACAAGAACTCCCTTCACGATTTGAAGATATAAACGCACAGAGCCTGATTGATACCAACCAAACAGAAAACCCACACCACCTACTGGTGATGAAACTGCTTATGCGTTTGTGGACTCCATGTTACATCACGGCTCAACGCAAGTTGCTTGCATTAGTCTCTATTTATCTAGTCAATTACAGTCTTAAGCATGGTCGAAACGAGATAACCCCCTTTGCCTACTGCGCATTTGCACTCGTATATAGTTTTCTAAAAAAGGATCATTGTCTAGCCTATCAATTCGGACTTGCCGGCGCGGAACTAGCAAAAGAGTGCGATAATTTAGTGATTCGCAACCGTAGTTTCTTTCTGTTCTCTATCTCGATCAACAACTGGCAAAACCCCGTCAGCAATAGCCGGCACTGGCTTAATAGTGCATTTGAGTGCGCCATCGAAGCAGGTGATCAAGTGTATGCGAGTTATGCCGCCTATTACCTAATGACCGATGGCTTTATTCAAGGTCGAGCGCTAACCGAAGTCGCGGCCGACTGTCGAAAGTATCTAGCATTTCTAGAAAAAGAAAGTACGCCTCTATTTAACATTGCCCTGTCATTCTGCCGCACTATTGAAAAAACCTGTGATGAAGATGTGGGTTATACATTTAATCAAACTGAGTTTCTCAAAAACCATCACCATATTCCAGCATTTATGGCCGGTTATGACTTTGGTTCTCTTTGTAGTCAGTTTTGGAGCGGTCAATACGAAGCGCTTGCGACCACAGCCCAAGACACACTCATTAGCGTACCCCGCAATTTACACGGTACCTTGAAAATACCAGAAACATTATTTTTAAGCGCTATCAGTTTGCTGCAATGTCATTCGAAGCACCCGTTAGAAAATTGGTCTGAGCTACAACCCCTTATTCTTGAAAATCAAAAACAATTAAAATTATATACAGACAACTGCACCAGCAATTATTTACATAAATACCTATTGGTTAAAGCAGAGCTCGCCGCCCTCGACAACCAGCCGCTCGAAGCCATGGACTTATTCGAAGCTGCAATAGAAACAGCGGGTGAAAGCCATGTAATTCACATCGAAGCGTTAGCAAACGAACGATACGCTCACTTCTGGATGTCACAAAATCGCACGCAGGTTGCCGCTATTTATATCAAGCGTGCACATTATTTGTATTTTCACTGGGGCAATCGAGCAAAAACACAAGCGTTAGAATCAGAGCACAAAGAGCTGCTTGAGAATCCTAGCTATTCACCGTTTAGCAGTCATAGTAGTCCTGATTCACAGAATAACCAAACCACAGAAATAAATGAAAGCGCCACCCATACGAACCTCGACCAAAAACTCGATTGGCTTTCAGCACTTAAAGCTAGTCAGGCTATTATGGAAAATATTCAGTCTGAAAATCTAGCACACGAACTTGTAAAAATAATGGCTGAGAACACCGGCGCTAGCAAGGCAATGCTGCTCCTCCAAGAAGATAATAATTTAGTTGTGAGTGCGGTTTACCCAGAAGAAGGCAACCGTAAGTGTTTGCAAAAGCCCATCAATCGTTGCAATGATTTTACCCTGTCGCAGTCACTCATCAACTATGTCAAAAGAATCAGAAGCCCGCAATTAATAGCCGATGTGCGAGCTGAACAGCGGTTTTTCCCCATTGAGTATCTACGCAATACCAAAGTAAAGTCAGCCATGGCTATACCGCTGTCAGATGCAGGCACTCAAGTTGGCTTAGTTTATTTTGAAAATAATCAAATGGCTCATGCGTTCACTCAAGATCGCATGAGCCTAGTCGAGATGTTAGGGTCTCAAGTCATTACAGCACTGCGTAATTCACGCTTATATGACGAACTCAGAACCAGTGAACAACGCTTTAGGGATCTTGTTGAAGGCTCTAATCAAGGGGTTGTGATTCACCGTGAGTATACCCCCATATTTATCAACCAAGCTTTCGCAGATATGACGGGGTATAAAGTAGACGAATTACTCTCAATGCGGTCATTACTAGAACTTGTGCCTCAAACTGGAGTCGGGCAATTAAAACACCTAAATGCCTTTATTGATGCGGGTGAAAAACCGCCTGCACATTATGACCTAGAGATTGAAACCCGAGATGGAAGTAAGCTCATTTTAGATAATATGAGTCGAACAATTCAGTGGGATAATCAACCCGCGATACAAAGTACACTCATTGATATCACGTCCAGAAGAGAGTATGAAAATCAAATTGAGCATATGGCTAGCCATGATGCTCTCAGCCATTTACCTAACCGAATGTTATTTCAAGACCGGCTGCATCAATCCCTTGCCCAGTGCGAGCGACACCAAACTCAAGGCGCGCTATTATTACTCGATCTTGACCGATTCAAAGAAATTAACGACACCCTCGGTCACGCCATGGGCGACGAATTGATTAAAGGTGTTGCACGACGCCTACAAACCCACATTAAAGATAGCGACACGGTCGCACGGCTTGGGGGCGATGAGTTCGCAGTCATACTAGAAGATGTAGGGGGCCCTGATAACATTATTACGGCTGCACAGCGGATACTCGACTCGCTCTCAGAGCCCTTTAGTTTTGAGGAAAATGAAATATTTACCTCAGCCAGTATCGGTATCACACTCTACCCTGAAGATAGCCACGACAGCCAAGAGCTCGTTCGTTTTGCAGATATGGCGATGTACAATGCCAAAAACAAAAAAGGCAATCAGTTTAGTTTTTTCCAACAAGATATGAACGAAAAGCTACATCGCCAAAAAGAAATATCAAACGATATACGCAACGCATTAGAAAGCGATGACTTCCACCTCGTATTTCAACCTCAAGTGAATGCAAAATCCCTTCGAATCTCAGGTTTAGAAGCCCTGATTCGCTGGAGGAACAAAGGTGAATTAGTACCACCACAAGACTTTTTGCCCATCGCTGAGCAAAACGGTCTAATGCCATTAATCGGTGAGTGGGCCCTTAAAAGTGCCTGTCTCAACGCTTTAACATGGACTGACAACGAGCACCCTATCACGCTAGCCGTAAACGTTTCGCCCGCTCAGTTTCATCAATCAGACCTAACTGCCAGCGTTCGCAAAGTATTAGAGGAAACTAATTTTCCACCTGAACGATTAGAACTTGAGATTACAGAAAGCCTATTAATGCAAAACCTAGACTCGGCGGTACAAACAATGAATCAGCTGAACCAGCTAGGCGTTAAGCTTTCAATTGATGATTTCGGCACAGGGTATTCTTCATTAAGCTATCTTAAGCGCTTCCCAGTACAAAAAATTAAAATCGATCAATCGTTTGTTAAGGACCTTGAGAGAAATGAAGACGATGCCGCCATCGCGCTAGCCATCATTCAGCTAAGTCATACGCTCGGGATGACAGTCGTTGCCGAAGGGGTCGAATCTGAAGATCAGTTAAAAATGTTGCAAAAAATGGGCTGCGACATTATCCAAGGGTACTATTTTAGTCGGCCTATCGAGCAAGCAAATGTAGCAAACTGGATACAGGACGCGGCTATTGACGTAGACCCAGAAATCATAATGGTTTAA
- a CDS encoding patatin-like phospholipase family protein has protein sequence MVGLFYSAVVFAAALFSFNAFAEPSPEDEHFPRHNTLFELSKEPRPVIGLVLSGGGAKGIAHVGVLKVLEEMKIPIDIIVGTSAGASVAGVYAMGMPLDEIEYRFHVMDWDKGLRDEPPRDEKAFRRKQDDYDFATDLTLGLGADGIKFRKGLIQGQQLLTILSDLTLKSAHVEDYDQFPIRYRAVASDITTGEAVAIDKGNLALAMRASMSIPGAFPPVEYEGHLLVDGGISNNLPVDVARELGAEVIIAVDISSPLLEEDDVNSLIGVVEQLTNLLTRRNVEAQIASLTPKDILITPNLEGVGSGDFERGDELVEMGATAARNHAVRLDRLRVDDKTWVAYQQKRGRNIRLTQPVDRIEIANTSAVADKFISSRIKQKVGEALNVKELERDLDQIYGLGYFELVTYDIVSKGDQNVLKINAVEKSWGPDYLRFGLQFEDNFQDDTRFSLTFHYDQTAINHLGAEWQSSMRIGSEPFIRTEFFQPLTYESTYFLSLKGEFKEQDLNIYENGYKLSEWSVNNAHADIGLGREFGNTSELRFSYQIGKVDAELEIGKELTDKIDEDLGSFIANYTYDTLDNLFLPHDGVIARAEWKASRKDVGASRDFDRASLLVGGAYSMKRYTFTGRASVSSVTKNSAGISDFVTLGGLFNLSGYGRNQFAGPDSSFLNAMVYREFGGPFIPYMLGFSYEVGNVWDNIDEASWGGMLDSYTLFAGSDTPLGPVTIAASYADSDNQAIYITIGQDLFTMF, from the coding sequence ATGGTTGGTCTTTTTTATAGCGCCGTTGTATTTGCAGCGGCTCTTTTCTCATTTAATGCATTCGCTGAACCATCCCCCGAGGATGAGCACTTTCCCCGCCACAATACCTTATTTGAGTTATCTAAAGAACCCCGACCGGTGATTGGTTTGGTGCTGAGTGGTGGTGGCGCCAAAGGTATTGCCCACGTGGGTGTTTTAAAAGTACTCGAAGAAATGAAAATACCCATTGATATCATTGTTGGCACCAGTGCGGGCGCATCGGTTGCAGGGGTTTATGCGATGGGCATGCCGCTTGACGAAATCGAATATCGGTTCCATGTCATGGATTGGGATAAAGGGCTCAGAGATGAGCCACCACGAGATGAAAAAGCGTTTAGACGTAAGCAAGACGACTATGACTTTGCGACCGATTTAACGCTAGGGTTAGGCGCGGACGGCATCAAATTTCGTAAAGGTCTAATTCAGGGACAGCAGCTACTGACCATTTTAAGTGACCTTACTCTAAAATCAGCCCACGTTGAAGATTATGATCAGTTTCCTATTCGATATCGAGCAGTCGCTTCGGATATAACAACCGGTGAGGCGGTGGCAATAGATAAAGGAAACCTTGCGTTAGCGATGCGCGCCAGTATGTCTATTCCGGGAGCATTTCCTCCCGTTGAATATGAAGGCCACTTACTGGTCGATGGCGGTATTTCAAATAACTTGCCAGTAGATGTTGCTAGGGAGTTAGGTGCTGAGGTTATTATCGCAGTAGATATTAGTTCTCCGCTACTGGAAGAGGATGACGTTAATAGCTTGATTGGTGTCGTTGAGCAGCTAACAAACTTGTTAACCCGTAGAAATGTAGAGGCTCAAATCGCCTCGCTAACGCCCAAAGATATATTGATTACACCGAATTTGGAAGGGGTCGGTTCCGGCGATTTCGAACGCGGTGATGAATTAGTTGAGATGGGCGCTACTGCAGCAAGAAACCATGCTGTGCGACTTGATAGGCTAAGAGTAGATGATAAAACCTGGGTTGCGTATCAACAAAAGCGGGGTCGTAACATCAGGCTTACTCAGCCGGTAGACCGAATAGAAATTGCCAACACGTCAGCTGTTGCCGATAAGTTTATTTCTTCTCGGATTAAACAAAAGGTAGGTGAGGCGCTAAATGTTAAAGAGCTAGAGCGGGATCTAGATCAGATATATGGCTTGGGGTATTTTGAGCTCGTAACTTACGATATTGTTAGTAAGGGCGATCAAAACGTTCTTAAAATAAATGCGGTAGAAAAATCATGGGGCCCAGATTATTTGCGCTTTGGTTTGCAGTTTGAAGACAACTTTCAAGACGATACTCGTTTTAGTCTGACCTTTCACTATGATCAGACTGCCATTAATCACTTAGGTGCCGAGTGGCAGAGTTCAATGCGTATTGGTAGTGAGCCCTTTATACGTACTGAGTTTTTTCAACCATTGACGTATGAGTCCACCTATTTTTTATCGTTAAAAGGCGAATTTAAAGAGCAAGATTTAAATATTTATGAAAACGGATACAAGCTGTCAGAGTGGAGTGTCAATAATGCGCATGCGGATATTGGTCTCGGTAGAGAATTTGGTAATACTTCTGAACTTCGGTTTTCTTATCAAATAGGCAAAGTGGACGCTGAATTAGAAATTGGCAAAGAGCTGACAGATAAAATAGATGAAGACTTAGGGAGTTTTATCGCGAACTATACGTATGACACCTTAGATAATTTATTTCTTCCCCATGATGGAGTGATTGCGCGAGCAGAGTGGAAAGCCTCTAGAAAAGACGTTGGAGCTAGCCGCGATTTTGATAGAGCTTCATTGCTTGTAGGTGGTGCCTATTCGATGAAACGCTATACTTTTACGGGGCGCGCCAGTGTTTCGTCGGTGACAAAAAACAGCGCAGGTATTAGTGATTTTGTCACCTTAGGCGGGTTATTTAACTTATCAGGGTATGGCCGCAACCAGTTTGCCGGGCCAGACTCTAGCTTTTTGAATGCAATGGTTTATCGTGAGTTCGGAGGCCCATTCATTCCTTACATGCTAGGTTTTTCGTATGAGGTTGGTAATGTCTGGGATAATATTGATGAAGCCTCTTGGGGTGGAATGCTAGACTCATATACCTTGTTCGCTGGGAGTGACACTCCGTTAGGTCCGGTTACGATTGCGGCTAGCTACGCGGATAGCGATAATCAAGCGATTTATATCACCATTGGGCAAGACTTATTTACGATGTTCTGA